A single genomic interval of Leptospira dzoumogneensis harbors:
- the rplM gene encoding 50S ribosomal protein L13, translated as MPIVSKPHRTPSLKKEQANKAWYVVDAEGKTLGRLASEIATRLRGKHKPTFTPNVDCGDNIIVINAAKVAVTGNKETQKEYFHHSRYPGGMTATTLQSMRVKHPEKILYEAVKGMLPKSKLGAEMLTHFRIFPGTEHNLGAQKPIKLEL; from the coding sequence ATGCCAATCGTATCTAAACCGCATAGAACTCCTTCCTTAAAAAAGGAACAAGCTAATAAAGCTTGGTACGTAGTCGACGCTGAAGGTAAAACCTTAGGTCGTCTCGCTTCGGAGATCGCTACTAGACTCCGCGGTAAACATAAGCCTACTTTTACTCCCAACGTTGATTGTGGAGATAATATCATAGTTATCAATGCTGCTAAGGTAGCTGTGACTGGAAATAAAGAGACTCAAAAAGAATATTTCCATCACTCTCGTTATCCAGGTGGTATGACAGCTACTACTCTCCAAAGTATGAGAGTAAAACATCCTGAAAAAATCCTGTATGAAGCAGTAAAAGGTATGCTTCCTAAAAGCAAACTCGGTGCTGAAATGTTAACTCATTTCAGAATTTTCCCAGGAACCGAGCATAATCTCGGCGCTCAAAAGCCGATCAAACTGGAACTCTAG
- the rpsI gene encoding 30S ribosomal protein S9: MASAKEIWAVGRRKNAIARVKLKEGSGKIVINDRDYKDYLQNSRSNIKEAITALTLMNVTEKFDLKVNVSGGGIIGQVGAIRHALARVICRYNPEFRATVKKEGLLTRDPRMVERKKYGLHKARRGTQFSKR, translated from the coding sequence ATGGCAAGCGCCAAGGAAATCTGGGCAGTAGGTCGTCGTAAAAACGCAATCGCCCGCGTAAAATTAAAAGAAGGTTCCGGTAAAATTGTAATCAATGATAGAGATTACAAAGATTATCTGCAAAACAGCCGCTCTAATATTAAAGAAGCTATCACTGCTTTAACTCTGATGAATGTTACCGAAAAGTTCGATCTTAAGGTAAACGTTTCCGGAGGAGGGATCATCGGACAAGTCGGAGCGATCCGTCATGCACTTGCAAGAGTGATCTGTCGTTATAATCCCGAGTTCAGAGCTACTGTTAAAAAAGAAGGCCTTCTGACTCGTGACCCACGTATGGTGGAACGTAAGAAATACGGTCTACACAAAGCACGTAGAGGAACTCAGTTCTCTAAACGTTAA
- the alaS gene encoding alanine--tRNA ligase: MNFKKVSEVRKIFLDYFKEKGHTVVPSSSLLPAGDPTLLFTTAGMVQFKPLFTGAVELPYTRATSAQKCLRTTDLENVGKTERHCTFFEMLGNFSFGDYFKEEAIEYALDCSVNHLGFPKEKIWITVFENDDEAEKIWISKGIPKDRITRLGKKDNFWGPAGDSGACGPCSELYLDRGPEKAFPDCGVKYECKPGCDCDRFLEFWNIVFNQFNQDTEGNLHPLKQTGIDTGSGLERVALLLQGVDSVYDTDELRGIISEVEKISGKTYNESTKVPFRVITDHIRSVLFTVSDGIYPDRTGRGYVIRRLIRRAVLFARKLDLREPFLYKLAKSVCNIYKERYPDLEKHISSVERTLLAEEELFLKTLEIGLEKIEVLVSKTKSEGSSTFSGKDSFLLYGTYGFPAEMTEEIVAEHGLSFDRKGFEDELEKDRQSSRETWKANKVSLFTGIKTDKTQFLGYDALETESDLKFIFLDNKQTSELKEGDSGVLVFSSSPFYPEGGGQVGDIGFIRKGQSVFKVLDTQKENDIILHIGTVLSGSFAAGDKAKLEVEKERRERLKFHHSGTHLLNGALRNLLGNHVLQKGSIVSPEYLRFDFSHPSPLSVEEIRNIESWVNESIGRHIAVETKVLPIEEAKKTGAVAAFDEKYGDSVRVLQMGDRSLEFCGGTHVGNTGDIGYFFIKKESSPGAGNRRIEAVAGPLVVETFQNRFAELTEFVQNLNLKIKDELGAEGASLSIKTVIPGPDEIRSLFESKGADAVVSLRDLSEKLSVELEETQSKFLKEKKNKESKDFENNPDIIAKVFENPKVIGSVKIVSAIFESKDAKALKGLSDNIKVREKEIVAILASKNAEDASIVITCSSSLVGKIHCGELVKTACEILGGKGGGKPDMAQGGGKEVSKVEEAVRSALEKASSSLNGGK; this comes from the coding sequence ATGAATTTTAAAAAAGTTTCCGAAGTCCGCAAAATCTTTTTGGATTATTTTAAGGAGAAGGGCCACACAGTAGTTCCTTCATCCTCTCTGTTGCCTGCGGGAGATCCTACACTTCTATTCACTACTGCGGGAATGGTCCAGTTCAAACCTTTATTCACCGGTGCAGTAGAACTTCCTTATACAAGAGCGACTTCCGCACAAAAATGTCTTAGAACTACCGACCTGGAGAATGTCGGTAAAACGGAAAGGCACTGTACATTCTTCGAAATGCTCGGGAATTTCAGCTTCGGAGATTATTTTAAAGAAGAAGCTATCGAATACGCATTGGACTGTTCCGTAAATCATCTTGGATTTCCTAAAGAAAAGATCTGGATCACAGTATTCGAAAATGATGATGAAGCGGAGAAGATCTGGATCTCCAAAGGTATTCCTAAAGACAGGATCACTCGCCTGGGCAAAAAAGATAATTTCTGGGGACCTGCAGGAGACAGCGGCGCTTGTGGACCTTGTTCGGAGTTATACTTGGACAGAGGACCTGAAAAAGCTTTTCCCGATTGTGGAGTTAAATACGAGTGTAAGCCTGGCTGCGATTGCGATCGTTTTTTAGAATTTTGGAATATAGTATTTAACCAGTTCAACCAAGACACGGAAGGAAATCTTCATCCTTTGAAACAAACCGGTATCGATACTGGTTCCGGCTTGGAGAGAGTGGCTTTACTTTTACAAGGAGTTGATTCCGTTTATGATACGGATGAGCTTAGAGGAATTATCTCAGAAGTAGAAAAAATCTCGGGTAAAACTTATAACGAATCCACTAAAGTCCCTTTTAGAGTAATTACCGATCATATTCGTTCCGTATTATTCACAGTATCCGACGGGATCTATCCTGATAGAACAGGAAGAGGATATGTTATACGTCGTTTGATCCGTAGAGCGGTATTATTCGCCAGAAAATTGGATCTAAGAGAACCTTTCTTATACAAACTGGCGAAATCAGTATGCAATATTTATAAAGAAAGATATCCAGATCTAGAAAAACATATCTCCTCCGTAGAAAGAACACTTCTTGCGGAAGAGGAATTATTCCTCAAAACATTAGAGATCGGTTTGGAAAAGATAGAAGTTCTTGTTTCCAAAACTAAATCCGAAGGTTCCAGCACATTCTCCGGAAAAGACAGTTTCTTACTTTATGGAACTTACGGTTTTCCAGCGGAGATGACGGAAGAGATCGTAGCGGAGCATGGACTTTCTTTTGATCGTAAAGGATTCGAAGATGAATTGGAGAAGGACAGGCAATCCTCTCGAGAGACCTGGAAAGCAAACAAAGTTTCCTTATTCACTGGGATCAAAACCGATAAGACACAATTTCTGGGATACGATGCCTTAGAAACGGAGTCGGATCTTAAATTTATATTCTTAGATAATAAACAAACATCGGAACTCAAGGAAGGAGATTCCGGAGTATTGGTATTTTCTTCCAGCCCATTCTACCCGGAAGGTGGAGGACAGGTGGGAGATATTGGATTTATTCGAAAAGGACAATCCGTCTTTAAGGTTTTAGATACCCAAAAAGAAAATGATATCATTCTTCATATCGGGACCGTTCTTTCCGGAAGTTTTGCAGCCGGAGACAAGGCAAAATTAGAAGTGGAGAAGGAAAGAAGAGAAAGACTCAAATTCCATCACTCCGGAACTCACTTGCTCAACGGCGCTCTCAGGAATCTTCTCGGAAATCATGTTCTTCAAAAAGGATCCATCGTTTCTCCTGAATATCTGCGTTTCGACTTCTCTCATCCAAGTCCTTTAAGTGTAGAAGAAATTCGTAATATAGAATCCTGGGTGAACGAAAGTATCGGCCGTCATATCGCCGTCGAAACTAAGGTGCTTCCTATAGAAGAAGCTAAGAAGACCGGAGCGGTCGCTGCATTCGACGAAAAATACGGAGACAGTGTAAGAGTTCTTCAGATGGGAGATCGTTCCCTGGAATTCTGCGGTGGAACCCACGTAGGAAATACCGGAGATATAGGTTACTTCTTCATTAAAAAAGAATCCAGCCCAGGTGCCGGAAACAGAAGGATAGAAGCAGTGGCAGGCCCACTGGTTGTGGAAACCTTCCAAAACAGATTTGCGGAATTAACGGAATTCGTCCAAAATCTAAATCTTAAGATCAAAGATGAGTTAGGCGCAGAAGGGGCTTCCCTTTCCATCAAAACTGTAATTCCGGGACCGGATGAGATCAGATCTTTGTTTGAGTCCAAAGGTGCGGATGCAGTAGTTTCTCTCAGAGATCTTTCCGAAAAACTATCCGTTGAATTGGAAGAAACACAATCCAAGTTCTTAAAAGAGAAAAAGAATAAAGAATCAAAAGATTTTGAGAATAATCCGGATATAATTGCGAAAGTATTCGAAAATCCTAAAGTGATTGGATCTGTTAAAATTGTTTCTGCGATATTTGAGTCCAAAGATGCAAAGGCATTAAAAGGACTTTCCGATAATATCAAAGTCAGAGAGAAAGAAATAGTGGCCATTCTTGCCAGTAAAAATGCGGAAGACGCAAGTATAGTGATCACTTGTTCTTCTTCTTTGGTTGGAAAGATACATTGTGGAGAACTCGTAAAAACTGCCTGTGAAATTTTAGGCGGGAAGGGCGGCGGAAAACCGGACATGGCACAAGGCGGAGGAAAGGAAGTTTCCAAAGTAGAAGAAGCAGTCAGATCCGCATTAGAAAAAGCAAGTTCCAGTTTGAACGGGGGAAAATAA
- a CDS encoding YajQ family cyclic di-GMP-binding protein has product MSDPSFDVVSEIDRPELQNAVTQAIAEIKNRFDFKGSKSEIKLEEENLTLTSDNEAKLESVIDVLINKMAKRGLGLKSFDFKSKLEPATGNTVRMKVKIRNGLEKEQTKEITKIVKDSKLKVIPTIMGNCVRIQGKKKDDLQEIMRLLKSADLPFDVQFQNFKG; this is encoded by the coding sequence ATGAGCGATCCATCATTCGATGTTGTTTCCGAAATAGATAGACCTGAATTACAGAATGCGGTCACCCAAGCGATCGCAGAGATCAAGAACAGATTCGATTTTAAAGGTTCCAAGTCGGAGATCAAACTGGAAGAAGAGAACCTGACTCTCACATCGGATAACGAAGCTAAGTTGGAAAGTGTGATCGATGTTCTCATCAATAAGATGGCTAAAAGAGGACTCGGTCTCAAGTCTTTTGATTTTAAATCCAAATTGGAACCTGCTACGGGTAATACTGTTCGTATGAAAGTGAAAATACGGAACGGTCTCGAAAAAGAACAAACAAAAGAGATCACTAAGATCGTGAAAGATTCTAAACTGAAAGTGATCCCTACTATCATGGGAAATTGTGTTAGGATCCAAGGTAAGAAGAAGGATGATCTTCAGGAGATCATGAGACTCCTAAAATCTGCCGATCTTCCTTTTGATGTTCAATTCCAAAATTTTAAGGGTTAA
- a CDS encoding type II toxin-antitoxin system HigB family toxin, with protein sequence MRRNRIISRSTLVEFWKKHPKAKDPLSAWYEEAKKSFWTEPKIIKERYRSADFLPGNRVVFNIGGNNYRIIVKIEYKFGGVFIRFVGTHSEYDKINAETI encoded by the coding sequence ATGCGAAGGAATAGGATTATCTCCAGGTCTACATTGGTCGAATTCTGGAAAAAACATCCTAAAGCAAAAGATCCCTTATCTGCTTGGTATGAAGAAGCCAAAAAATCTTTTTGGACCGAGCCTAAGATCATCAAAGAAAGATATAGGTCTGCGGATTTTCTTCCAGGCAACCGTGTGGTATTCAATATTGGTGGGAACAACTATCGGATTATCGTAAAAATAGAATATAAGTTTGGTGGAGTTTTTATTCGATTCGTCGGAACTCATTCCGAATACGATAAGATAAATGCAGAAACTATTTAG
- a CDS encoding helix-turn-helix domain-containing protein gives MTTMINVQPVITKTDHKLALKRIETLMDKGNKTRFDEIELETLFVLVSNYEEKHIQIFPPDPIDAILFRMEQQGLTQGDIAKILGSKQRASEYLNKKIPLSIEAIRKLNDSLGISGDILIQKYTTKG, from the coding sequence ATGACAACGATGATCAACGTACAACCTGTAATCACTAAAACCGATCATAAACTCGCCCTAAAACGGATCGAAACCTTAATGGACAAGGGAAATAAAACAAGATTCGACGAGATCGAATTGGAAACACTTTTCGTTTTAGTCAGCAATTACGAAGAAAAACATATTCAGATATTTCCTCCGGATCCTATCGACGCTATTCTATTTAGAATGGAACAACAGGGTCTTACCCAGGGAGATATTGCTAAAATTTTAGGTTCCAAACAGAGGGCCTCCGAGTATTTGAATAAAAAGATCCCTCTTTCTATAGAAGCGATCCGAAAGCTGAATGATTCTCTGGGTATTTCAGGTGATATTTTGATCCAAAAATATACTACAAAAGGATAA
- the mpl17 gene encoding cell surface protein MPL17, producing MKHFIFLAIISLFLISGLSAEEENPIKFKIEKSSSSGYLLKVVYPENFGVQKEAPHRILLNPGSGLKVVSADLKLKGKTSTRKKEYFESVEPMQVKLEGKGELEIHAKIFYCDYNRNICIPGKILQKETIQ from the coding sequence ATGAAACATTTTATATTTCTCGCAATTATTTCACTTTTTCTGATCTCAGGACTCTCTGCAGAAGAAGAAAATCCGATCAAGTTCAAGATAGAAAAGTCCTCTTCTTCCGGTTATCTTTTGAAAGTAGTTTACCCTGAAAATTTCGGAGTCCAAAAAGAAGCTCCACATAGAATTTTACTCAATCCAGGATCCGGATTAAAAGTAGTTTCCGCAGATCTAAAACTGAAAGGTAAAACTTCTACCCGTAAAAAAGAATATTTCGAATCAGTGGAACCTATGCAGGTAAAACTAGAAGGAAAGGGTGAATTGGAAATTCACGCTAAAATTTTTTACTGCGATTATAACAGAAATATCTGCATCCCTGGAAAGATATTACAAAAAGAAACTATACAATAA
- a CDS encoding lipoprotein: MYTKTIFALLIVSFISVCKTPQTEEPKKETPKNVVEESAPTEDDQFVKATEGFISSSTYQVVVSSLDGNENEALDLAKKRALNLFIAEKGDSFRPTDRKFLKELVDSKGKFVKVSKPINGKTYYLFHVSQPDLKIEIKK, translated from the coding sequence ATGTATACAAAAACCATTTTTGCATTACTAATTGTTTCTTTTATCTCCGTATGTAAAACTCCTCAAACGGAAGAACCTAAAAAAGAAACTCCTAAAAATGTAGTGGAAGAATCCGCTCCAACCGAGGACGACCAGTTCGTCAAAGCTACCGAAGGTTTTATCAGTTCATCCACTTACCAAGTTGTTGTGTCTTCCTTGGACGGGAACGAAAACGAAGCATTGGATCTGGCCAAAAAAAGAGCCTTAAATCTTTTTATAGCGGAGAAGGGAGACTCATTTCGCCCAACCGATCGTAAATTCCTAAAAGAGTTAGTGGATTCAAAAGGTAAATTCGTAAAAGTTTCCAAGCCGATCAACGGAAAAACATATTATTTATTTCATGTATCTCAACCGGATCTGAAGATAGAAATTAAAAAGTAA
- a CDS encoding M16 family metallopeptidase, which produces MWEYLSKSVISRFNFLFFTLCIFINFEAFANEDIFSEIRTTLESRVKKVTLKNGIRLLMMKRADSPTVAVYTKFLVGAADETPEIAGTAHLLEHMLFKGTKNIGVTDAKKEKVYLDQIRVWGKRLDSYRLQERELAAKGEPVPEKLIKDKNILEIRFKNLLELHRKFVVSNEDSYIYEKNGGTGFNAYTTNDVTNYQILLPANRLEIWAKLESDRLKDPILREYYTERDVVLEERRMRVENQGMGILREKFLGAAFPNHTYGMPVIGYESNLPFLDIDRTEEFFKKNYRPHKMAIGIVGDLDFDKTEKLVRKYFEDIPDGPSPKLSHASESYDHETRRISVKHSSGPMKVMGWLTPASPHPDKPVLELIDAILSQGETGRLYKRLVLRDKLAQRVACWTGEPGERYANLFAIYVTNVRGADPDKIESSILEEIETLKKEAVTEEELAKIKNQIVGDYIRGLNSNSKLADVLTYYELVPGDWTEIFDDYARLDRVTPDDIMRVAQKYFTPRNLTVGDLINSDGEKK; this is translated from the coding sequence ATGTGGGAATATCTTTCCAAGTCCGTCATTTCTCGTTTCAACTTTTTGTTTTTCACACTTTGTATTTTTATAAACTTCGAAGCATTCGCTAACGAAGACATCTTCTCTGAGATCCGAACCACTTTGGAATCCAGAGTGAAAAAGGTGACTTTAAAGAATGGGATCAGACTCCTCATGATGAAAAGGGCCGATTCTCCAACTGTCGCAGTCTATACCAAATTTTTGGTAGGTGCTGCAGATGAAACTCCTGAGATCGCGGGCACTGCCCACCTTTTAGAGCATATGCTTTTTAAAGGCACTAAGAACATCGGGGTCACCGATGCTAAAAAAGAAAAAGTATATTTGGACCAGATACGTGTTTGGGGAAAACGTTTAGATTCGTATCGTTTGCAGGAAAGAGAATTGGCTGCTAAGGGTGAGCCTGTTCCTGAAAAGCTTATCAAAGATAAGAATATTTTAGAGATCCGATTTAAAAATCTGTTGGAGCTCCATCGTAAGTTCGTGGTTTCGAACGAAGACTCTTATATTTACGAGAAGAATGGAGGCACAGGTTTTAACGCATACACTACGAATGATGTTACGAATTATCAAATTCTTCTTCCTGCAAATAGATTGGAGATCTGGGCAAAACTAGAATCGGATAGATTAAAAGATCCTATATTAAGAGAATATTATACGGAAAGGGATGTGGTCCTGGAAGAGCGCAGGATGAGAGTGGAAAACCAAGGAATGGGGATCTTAAGAGAGAAGTTCTTAGGCGCCGCTTTCCCGAATCACACTTATGGAATGCCGGTGATCGGTTATGAATCCAATCTTCCTTTTTTAGATATAGATAGAACGGAAGAATTTTTCAAAAAGAATTATAGACCTCATAAAATGGCGATCGGGATCGTAGGAGATCTGGATTTTGATAAGACTGAAAAATTGGTCCGAAAATATTTTGAAGATATTCCGGACGGACCTTCTCCTAAACTTTCTCATGCTTCAGAGAGTTATGATCATGAAACCAGGAGAATTAGCGTAAAACATTCTTCCGGTCCTATGAAGGTAATGGGTTGGTTGACCCCTGCTTCTCCTCATCCCGATAAACCTGTTTTGGAATTGATAGATGCGATCTTGTCCCAAGGTGAGACCGGTAGATTATACAAACGACTCGTGCTTAGGGACAAACTCGCTCAAAGAGTAGCCTGTTGGACCGGAGAGCCTGGAGAAAGATACGCGAATTTATTTGCGATCTACGTGACTAATGTAAGAGGAGCGGATCCGGATAAAATAGAATCTTCTATCTTGGAAGAAATTGAAACTCTTAAAAAGGAAGCGGTCACCGAAGAGGAACTGGCAAAGATCAAAAATCAGATCGTCGGGGACTATATCAGAGGACTAAACAGCAATTCCAAACTCGCGGACGTTCTTACCTATTACGAATTGGTGCCAGGAGATTGGACGGAAATTTTCGATGATTATGCACGTTTGGATAGAGTGACTCCGGATGATATCATGAGAGTTGCCCAAAAATATTTTACGCCTAGGAATTTGACCGTAGGTGATCTGATCAATTCAGACGGAGAGAAAAAATGA
- a CDS encoding M16 family metallopeptidase: MNIIKKITISVFVFLFSFVSAYAAPGDFVKDVKIPALEFHFPEIKEIGKDPNTRILYLENSEFPIKTLEITFYAGPDFYTKAPLELVEIFPEAWKKGGTTSHPGESFAEVWESYGSKMRVASDLDTVTLTFSWLSRYDQESKALISEFLKQPIFGKEAFEIARLQLGEQIKRRNDNIVGLAFRKANELVYQGKVKGRSASLAILELLKEEDLEEYYKNQLLSSRRSILVSGKWNQEEIPQFLGDILPAFSGTPVIESQGSNPEELNKNLKQKEIKNLIIDKANTQNVVLFLGVGPAHNDKDFYAVQVLNYLVGGGGFTSYFMSKIRSDKGLAYSSSSHPVFEKDHSVIYFFTQTKSQSAMEVYNLMGEILGDSTFSNISEEELKNAKEAILNKFIFLFTDSVEILRNEVRFREHKMPKDYLKNYRDKIQNVTLEDLRRVGKIYFRRDKLTAVISGPKSSVSSELPGQKTIGPEDPIP; encoded by the coding sequence ATGAATATTATAAAAAAGATCACTATCTCCGTTTTCGTATTTTTATTCTCCTTTGTCAGCGCTTATGCTGCTCCTGGAGATTTTGTAAAAGATGTAAAGATCCCCGCTTTAGAATTCCATTTTCCTGAAATCAAGGAGATCGGTAAGGATCCGAATACTAGAATACTTTATTTGGAAAATTCGGAGTTCCCGATCAAAACTCTGGAGATCACATTTTACGCAGGACCGGATTTTTATACTAAGGCACCTTTAGAGTTAGTGGAAATTTTTCCGGAAGCTTGGAAGAAGGGAGGCACAACCTCCCATCCGGGAGAAAGTTTTGCGGAAGTTTGGGAATCTTACGGTTCCAAAATGAGAGTCGCATCCGACTTGGACACTGTGACTTTGACATTCTCCTGGCTTTCCAGATACGACCAAGAATCAAAGGCATTGATCTCCGAATTTCTGAAACAACCCATCTTCGGAAAAGAAGCGTTCGAGATCGCAAGACTGCAGTTAGGCGAACAGATCAAAAGAAGGAACGACAATATCGTAGGACTTGCTTTCAGAAAGGCGAACGAACTTGTATACCAGGGAAAAGTAAAGGGTAGGTCCGCATCCTTGGCTATATTGGAACTGTTAAAAGAAGAAGACCTGGAAGAATATTATAAAAACCAATTATTAAGTTCCAGACGTTCCATACTCGTAAGCGGTAAATGGAACCAGGAGGAGATACCTCAGTTTCTGGGAGATATTCTGCCTGCATTCTCCGGGACGCCTGTAATAGAATCCCAAGGTTCCAACCCGGAAGAATTAAATAAAAATCTAAAGCAAAAAGAGATCAAGAACCTGATTATCGATAAGGCAAATACCCAAAACGTAGTTTTGTTTTTGGGAGTCGGACCCGCTCATAATGACAAGGATTTTTATGCGGTCCAAGTTTTGAATTATCTGGTCGGAGGAGGCGGTTTTACTTCCTACTTCATGAGTAAGATCCGCTCGGATAAGGGGCTTGCTTATTCTTCTTCCAGTCATCCTGTGTTTGAAAAAGATCATTCCGTGATCTACTTTTTCACTCAGACTAAATCCCAAAGCGCCATGGAAGTTTATAATCTTATGGGAGAAATTTTGGGAGATTCTACCTTCTCCAATATAAGCGAAGAAGAATTGAAGAATGCAAAAGAAGCAATTTTAAACAAGTTCATCTTCTTATTTACAGACTCTGTGGAAATCCTCAGGAACGAGGTCCGTTTCAGAGAACATAAGATGCCTAAGGATTATCTGAAAAATTATAGAGATAAGATCCAAAATGTTACTCTTGAAGATTTGAGAAGAGTGGGTAAGATATATTTTAGAAGAGATAAACTGACTGCGGTGATCTCCGGTCCAAAATCTTCGGTCTCTTCCGAGCTGCCTGGGCAAAAAACAATCGGTCCGGAAGATCCGATCCCATAA